GATGCAATGTTTCTAATCATATCATACTCAGGATTATATGGTTTTCAATGTTGAAGcaattataaatataattttcaaATCATCATTACATTACATGTAACCATATTTATGGTTCGATGAGTTTTAATGTTTTTTTTACCTACTTCAATAAGATTTCTGATTTGGGATATGTTCCATGTATTATATGATAGATTAGATAAGATCAAGCACTCGTAATAAAATCAGATAAAAAAAACTTCCTAGCAAGGCTCGAAATGGCGACCTATTGCTTCAACAATAGACAACAAGCCAGCCCACCTACAGAGCGTTGGTGTTCATAGaacaaattaaatatatttaacGGGTCTCTGGTTTCTCCATCTTCTTGGATCGCTCTGTTCCTTTCTACAAATATGGAGGGAGTGCCGTCACCAACAACAGTCGTAACAGAAAAAAAACCTGAGGCGTTGTGATGGGCACGTCGCAGCCGATCGGATGCGAGGCGCTGCTAAGGGTGTCCCGCCACATGTCATCCGTGAGGCGTTACTAAGGTTGCGCTGCCGCTGGTCCGAAACGAGGTGTTGCTAagggcgcgccgccgccggtcaGAAGCGAGCGCCATCCACTACTTGCATCGTCCCTTGCCTTTGTGGGCCATTTCTAAGTGAGGACCCAAAGGTTTGAATGATTTGCCCAATCCTCTATAATTCTGAGTCCTGGATTAAAACACTAGTTGATGTTGTCCTGATCTTAAGTTTTTGTTGGGCAAAACATTCAAATTAGGTTTGTATCTATGGTAACAATCCTTGGATGGAAATTAATGAAAATAAAGGGGGAACAGGAGCGACCTTTGTTTAAGTGTCAATATCTAACAATTTAGCACCTAATTAGGTGTTGGACAACAACATTTGCTAGAGGGAACTTTTTGTAGACATGTGATAGGATGTACTTATGGGTGCGGTCATTATGGGAAACAACGGATATTTCTTCTCTGAACCATTGCTTCCAAGAAGATCACGGATTTGTTCATTGTATatctcaatcatttgaaggcTAACTTCATACATGATTGTATCTCCACGATTGTGTGAAATATTGAACATGTCATTCAGAGCTTTGTAGTTGACACCCCATTCCTTCTTGGTTGCATTTTCAAGTCCAGACTGAGGTATttggaaaaataaaaagatacaaTGAATACCTTAtaactgaagaaaaaaaaatgatcgtTTTCTCAAACCAAATATGATGAAGTATATATGTAGTGCTTCATACCATTGTGTATGTTTTTCCTAATACAGTTTGACCATATTCAAAAATACAAACATTATAACCATCAAGAACTAATCTGATTAGTGGTTGAAAGTCCTTGAATACCTCattagaaaaagaataaaagagaaGGCATGTGTTGTATATTAGCACTGCAACCTCTAATCCTTGAATATGTCATAAAGTTTTGGATTTCATGCCTGATGGAAATAGAAGACCTCAAATCCTGACAAAGGAGATGTTTTAATTTTAATTGATAACTTTATGACATCTTTAAAGAAacaccaacaccaccaccaacaacaaagccttttaattcgaagcaagttggggtagactTCTTAAAGGAAACACCGCAAATAATAGAGTAACTTAACCAATCAATACCTGGACATTCTGTATTTGCAGACCTACAAATTGGTTCACCATGATTTCCTTCTGCTCTCAAGTTTTGATTCTTGAATTTAACAATTCCTCAagatctcttcctctctttctaGAATCTTTGATAAAGTTGAACCCCAGATGGCAACGTTGAATCTGCTTTAAAATTATGCTTTTCTCATATTTGGTAATCTGATATAGAATCAATGGTTTACCACAACATTGATAACTTTATGTCATTTTCATTATTTCAGCACAACTACTATAATAGACAAGAGTTTGGTGACCAAACCAAGAACCTATAATGAGTACAAGGATGGTGTGGACCAATTCCTTACTTTCACATTCCGTGATGTTCGACATAGAGGAAAGATTAATTTGTCAATGTGTGAAGTGTAAGAATAAGTCAACAAGAAGTTATGATGATGTTAGAACCCATTTAAGATGCAATTGTATTCTGTAATGATATATTGTATGGGTTCGCCACAGAGAGGAACATGATTCATCACCATCTCCCTTTGCTTAGGTCTCATCAAGGGCAGATAATCAGGCTATGTCCTGACATCCATGTACTTCTCATGCACAAGCTGCAAACATGAGAAATGATGACATGCAAGGGCTCCTAAATGCAGCGTTTGCTATGACTGGTAATTATTATACATTGTCCGGCTCGTCAGATGCATTTGAGTGTCCTAATGTAGATGATAGCCAACGTGAAGATGATACTATTtcagaggaggttggtgatcaAACTATGGAAGAAGAAATTCTATCGAGCTTCTTGAAAGATGCTCAGGCAAAGCTATATCCAAGATGTGATGCATTTTCAAAGCTTTCCTTTCTACTCACCTTATTTCACTTGAAGTGCCTACATGGGTGGACTCAAGAGTCATTTACAACAATACTTGGTATTTTGTCTGCTGCATTGCCTAAAGATGCGAACTTACCAAAAAAACTATGTTGATCAGACCCTTGATCCCATCACATACACTCTAGTTTGCTGGGTCATATTAATGGATcgagttaaaaaaaatgagataagatgcacaaaataaaaaaaagaagaagatgcacaaaataaaagaagaagaagatgcacGCACCTCATCTACTAATACGACGCGTAGGTAGGAATTGCCATTATAGGATCGTATGTCCCCTTTCCAAAAGACCTTAGCACGCACATTCCAGCTTCTGTAGATGTGTTCCATTTCAATCTCATGGAATTGAACCCATATGCATCGGTGAACAACGAAAGGAGATCATCAGCAATAGGCTAGTGCACAGGTAAAGATGATGTATATGTATCAAAAATACCAATCATTTTCACTTGCTTGTTGGGGGTCACCATGCACTAGGTCAGCAGCGGCGGAGTAGCATAAATCCTCTTTCTAACAAACAATTGGTAGCCGGAACCCATCTAGTAGCGGCGGATTAGTGGAAGAATTAAGTAGGCTAACGATGGAGGAACCTAGGGTGTATGAGGTGAGGAGCAGGCGGTGTGGGTATGTCTATATATGAAGGAGCAGGCGAGGTGAGGAGTAGGCCCAAAAATAATGAGTGATTTGGCACGTGATCTGTTCCAAATTATTAGCCAAGTTTATTGGTAGGTCTGTTAGGAGAGATATCCAACTGAATATGTATGTTGCTCATGTACCTGATTTGCAGCCGCACATAATTCTCCTCAATCACTGGGAGAATTAATTCCTTCTTTAATCCTCATCGTATTCCATTTATTCCTTTATTTAGCATACCAACTAAGCCACGATTTAGTCATATCCATTTATTCCATGTTTCTACATGGAAGCATGCGCAAATAGTAAAGTAACATGCATATTCTCCAAGGTATATAGGAATCATGTTTTAACTTCATTTTGAGATGCAGTAAAAAGAGAGGCTCAAATAGGTACACGGATAAGGAACATATGTGCGAGAAAACCTTTAAACCATTCACCTAGATCATGCACAAGTATATAAAATTCATGACATAAGGATAGTTTAAACCCGACACAAATAcagaaaaattatcaaaatgATATACAAGCTTATGTGTTTCACTATATATATGCTTTAATGAGCTCGCTTTCCCCTCAATGCACTGGCACTAATTTAGTGATCAATCACCATTATGACAGTGCTAATTTACATGACTCATGAGCATATATTATATGACTCAAAAGCAAATccataatataaatatattatactaAATAAACAAGACCCTACAAAAATTATCACCTAATCAGTGCCAGAAACAAGAGGTTGCACTTCAATCTGCTTTCCTTTTCCTTGGGTTCATCTTTTTAGGCTTCTTTGAAGTACTCTGCTGACAGCACATGCTATCCTTAGTGTTGCTTTGTCCCTGGGGAAAATATTGCACAAAAATAAACTTTGCACTACCCGGATCTTGAGTATTGCAATCAGCGCCCTGCCATCAGCATCTTTTTCCTTCACCCTTCATTCACCTCCAGCTTTGGCTTGCTATCGGCTCTTGGTAAGAATTTCCTCTGCAAAGATATTTTGAAGATGTGTCTCCAGAAAAATGCAACAATTCTCCACCTTCTCCTGTAGAGAGCAGCAAAACAGCAAAGCAACATGCATATTCTCCAAGGTATATGGGAATCATGTTTTAACTTTATTTTGAGATGCAGTAAAAAGAGAGGCTCAAATAGATAGCACATTTAAGGAACATATGTGCGAAAACAACTTTTAGCCATTCACATGGATCATGCACAAGTATATTAAAATCGTGACATAAGGATAGTTTAAACCAGGcacaagttaaaaaaaattatcagaaTGATAAGTATTCCCGACAACAAGCTGATGTGTTACACTATAGATATGCTTTACTAAGCATGTTTTTCCCTCAATGCACTGGCAGTAATTTAGTGATCAATCACCAGTATGACAGTGCTAATTTACATGACTCACGAGCATATATTACATGACTCAAAAGCAAATCCAAAACATAAATATATTATGCTAAGTAAACAAGACCCTACAAAAATTATCACATGATCAGTGCCAGAAATAAGAGGTTGCACTTCAAgctgcttttcttttctttggttcCTCTTCTTAGGCTTCTTTGAAGTACTCTGTTGACTGCACATGTTATCCTTAGTGTTGTTTTATCCCTGGAAAAAACATTCCACAAAATTAAACTTTGCACTGCCAGAATCTTGGGTATTGCAATCAGCGCCCCACCATCAGCATCTTTTTCTTTCACCCCTCATTCACCTCCAGCTTTGGCTTGCTATCAGCTCTTGCTAAGAATGTCCTCTTCAAAATATTTTGAAGGTGCATCTCAGAAAAATGCACCAAttctccaccttctcctccagAGAGCGGCAAAACAGTAAAACAACATGCATATTCTCCAAGGTATATAGGAATCATGTTTTAACTTCATTTTGAGGTGCAATAAAAAGAGATGCTCAAACAGGTAACACATATAAGGAACATATGTGCGAGAAAACCTTTTAACCATTCACCTGTATCATGCACAAGTATATAAAAATCATGACATGAGGATAGTTTAAACCATGCACAAATAcaaaaaatttatcaaaatGATAAATATTCCCGACAACAAGCTGATGTGTTTTATTGTAGATATGCTTTAATGAGCTCGCTTTTCCCTCAATGCACTGGCAGTAATTTAATGATCAATCACCAGTATGGCAGTGCTTATTTACATGACTTACGAGCATATATTACATGACTCAAAAGCAAATCCAAAACATAAATATATTATGCTAAGTAAACAAGACCCTACAAAAATTATCACATGATCAGTACCAGCAACAAGAGGTTGCACTTCAAGCTGCTTTCCTTTTCCTTGGGTTCATCTTCTTAGGCTTCTTTGAAGTACACTGCTGATTGCATGTGTTATCCTTGGTGTTGCTCTATCCCTAGGGAAAATATTGCACAAAATTAAACTTTGCACTGCCATAATCTTGGGTATTGCAATCAGCGCCCTGTCATCAGCATCTTTTTCCTTCACCCCTCATTCACCTCCAGCTTTGGCTTACTATAAGCTCTTGCTAAGAATTTCCTCTTCAGAGATATTTTGAAGATGTGTCTCCAGAAAAATGCACcaattctcctcctcctcctccagagagCAGCAAAACAATTGCATCTAGTTAACAAAGTTCTGCATTAGCTCGCACGTCGACTGGGATGCAACAACAAAGCAGAAGGCAATCGACATCCCACTGAAGCCATGATCTACCCAAATGCACATAGCAGACTTATTGTAACTAAGCAACTTACCCTACTACGTAATGTAATCAACAAAATCATAACAAAACAGTTCTTCTCTTATTTATGGTGTAGTGTTGTTGCATCATATCAGCATCAAAGCAGggtaaaaattataaaatttcaaTATTTCACATCATTTCCTCAACTCAAAAATAGctgagaataaaaaaaaatacctttGTACAACAAGCATCCAAGGGCTAAACAAAAACTATCTTGTGTGCTAAACCTGCAAAGGAGTTGtcctacaaaattaaaataattatcagACAGATAAagtatcataaaaaaatattgagaaCAAGTATATACCGGTAGTAGAATGTTTGATGCCTTGGATCAACTCCCTCTGCCACATGCTGGAAAGAGAATGGATCAATTAATCATATAAGAAAAAGGTGAAACATAAGAATGAATCAATTAGGCTGAAATCTTTAGTGACAGGGAAGAATGGATCAATTAATCATATAAGAAAAGGTGAAACATAAGAGCAAGGAACAAGAAGCAATAAGATTATCTCAACTAACAAATACCTTTGTTTCAACTATGCACATTGTAGGTTTTGACGAAAGATGAGATAACTAACCAAAGCCAACAGGATTATCAGAAATTTGCCTAGGAGCCAACTTCTCTTCGGTGCACAATCAGAACGCTAAACGATGAAAGGGATGCCTTGTGGGCGGAATCAAATTATCATGAGGAATTCGACGGTGAGCATAGCGGATTTGCCAGGATCGGGGAGGATGACATTGTGCCGCAGCTGCGAGGTTCATGGCCAGATGGTGCGCGACATGATCTGCGACAAGGCGACGCGCGACAAAGGGGCCTGTGGTCCACCCAATCGATGGCGCAGTGAGCACGTCGGCTCAGTGGAGCAGCTACGGGATTGATGGCCAGATGGTGCGCACTCCGATCGGCGGCAAGGCGGCGCACGACAAAGGGGGTTGTGGTCTATGGGTTTGGTGACGCACACGGTGGCGAGGCGATGCACACAGCGTCGATCGACGAAGGAGGTTGCGGTCGACCTGTTTGGCGGTGCGCACGGCGGCTCGGTGGCAAGACGCGACCAAGGTGGTGGCGACGCTATGGTCTATACGGCGTGATTTGGGGGCGCGGAAGGGCAGAACGCGGAGGGTAGGTTGCGGAGGCAGGAGACGCAGTGGCTTTCGAATGAAAAGGATGTCGAATCGTTGAATGTATATGAGCCATTGGATGTTGAAGGATTCATTGGTGGACGTAAGACTCAGGATAGGTATGAGATTTAGTGGACGTGGGActtattagaattttttaaatagtagagatatataaaataatctaaataatCAGACCCTTGGTGACTCCAGAATTTGGAAGCAGCCTGTGGACCTTTTTCAGTCCAAATGTAACAAGCGCCCTTTAGTCCCTTACTTGCCCATCCGAAACCCGggtatttattattgattttcaCATTTAAAGGTCCTTGTTCTCATACCAGGTTTGCTGTGGCTTCGCGTGCATACGTGCGTGGCACTAGCATACAAATTGCTACAAAGTACACAAGgttgaaccaaaaaaaaaaatgcagtttACAATATACTGTAAGCACAGCTGAAATTAAAGTTTCCGTTTACTAATTGGCGTATTCTAGGATTAGAAGACTTGTTGtcaggaaaagaaaaggcaacggAAAGTAGTAAAGAACCATATGATCGCTGAATTCACATTGATCCAAAGCATGCGCATGCAGAGATGGACTGATTTTACAAATCTCACAAGGATTCTACACCAGTCAGACTAAATGAGACAGTAATGGACTGGTTTTACCCAAAACCAAAACGTCCTCTGGTAATCTAAGAGACTAAACTGTGGTATGAACAATTCACCATATCTCCGGTAAAATACTCCACAAAGATCTATCCTGCGGTTGGCCATGGAATTGTGTTGGCCCATTCACACAATTTTCATAAGATTCTCCTTCGCGTGTGATCACGTAGAATCGATGAATTGTGCACGAAAAGCACACCATCTCCGCAACCCCCTCAGCTGTAAAACACCAACAATGGGCAAAATAATAAGGATAACTCGCATATCTGACACTTGATTGGAAGGCAATGGGAACTCAATGCTTACTGCAACTCATTGTTCTTGTCCTGTCTCAACGCGAATTTTGCCGTGTCCTTCCATAAGCGCACCTCCATTTCTTTCTCGACGAGCTTCTTCTCCGTGCGCTGCAGCGCCGCTTCCAACTCCTCAATCCTGTCCCGATTCCTTTCATGGAGAAGTTCGTGAAGCCTTCTCTCCAGCTCAACTGCAGAAACTCCATTGTACTCGGTTTCATCATCATCGTTGTCTTCTTCGTCGTCAGCAACATCCCCCAAGTCATCGTCGTTAACTCCATGCCGGTAGTCGGCAGTGTCATCCGATGGCTATTGAGAGGAACACCAACGCTCGCCCAGATCAGAGGCAATTCACATTCTGGCCAAAATTAATGCAAGATCAGAGGATCATACCTCTGTATCATGTTCTTCTTCCGGCAGAAATGGAGTATCTGAACCGTAGTTAACCTGAAGCTGCTCTAGCTCGGCATGGAATTCCTCCTCAAGCACGTCCATCCTCGCACAGCAACCATCATCCTCGTACGACTTCTCGCAGCTCGCCGCCTCCATGCTGGACGAGGCGGCCTGATCCTCCAGGTGACCACTCGCTCTGTGGTCGTTTCCATCGGTGACGCAACTCGATGTGATGGACTCGCGGTTGAGAGCTTTCGAAACATCATGGCCGTCGATGCTGCTCTTGCTCCTAACCTCGTCTTTTATCTCTTTCAAGAGTTCCTCCATCTCCGTGCGCACCTTGACCATCTTGTTGAACTCGTCGGACGTCTTGGCCAGGAGGAACACCAGGCTTAACCCGACGCCCAGGTCGGAATGCTTTGGGTCGCTTGTAGTTGCGGATTCGCGTTCTGGAAATACAGAACAGAAAGGGTTGGTGATTGATGATTATACTCATGCTCATCTAGTCTAAACGCAAGGTACATGCAGatccccccaaaaaaaaaaggttcctCGAGAAGATGGCTAATTTCTGAGGCACAAAAGCACCACGATAAATTCTGATAACAAATACTTCACTTTTCTGTGGATTTGACAATCTTTTGATTTATTGGTAAAGACCCTTGCGAAATTTGTTGAAAATTCACCTGTTCTCTAACGAAGAACACAAACGTGATGTAATTCGCAGCTAGCAATCCCTGAAATTCCTCTAAAAAACCTTTGACTCGCGACGAGAGCAGCGCAACGAGCTCACGCACCTGAGGTAGACACGACCACGGGCGGGAGCTCGCCCTTCTCCGCAacgaccaactcctcctccttcccATTCCCACCGCCGTCCTTCCTCCCGAGCCTGACCAGCCGCGCCCACCTGAACCTGGGTAGCACCGACCTCGCAGCCGCCGGGGAGCGCGGCGGCGTCCCCACCGTCCCATCGACCCCGAGCTCCTCGCCGTCGTTGAGGTAGTCGACGATCCTCCTGGTCCTGATCCTTCCGTCGGAAGCCATGACGACTGGCGAGGCGCGCCGTCCgaggagagcagagcagagcagaaaGGGGAAGAAGCAGGGGAGGAAAGGCGAAGAAGCGGTTTTCAAATTGGAGCGGGTGGCGATCGAGGGGATCGTGGTCGTGGGGAGAGGGAAACGAGGGGCCCACCCGACAGCGACAAATCTTTGATCTCATTATTATTTACCGACGGATGATGAGATGGGACGGCAGCATTATATTCGGTTCCTTGAGATCAGCAGACCTCTTAGATCAGTGTTTTTATTAAAGTTAGAGAAGCTCGGTTAAACAGtagtttttagttttatttttttaatgtaatttGTGAGATTGATTatctaaataaattaaaagctgagGAGCTGAAAAAGTAGCTTACGCTAATTTATTTTCTACAtataattattttctctatacaATTTATTATATAGAATCATTTTCAGCCACAAGATTACTTTTCGTAGAAAATCACtgctctaaaaaaaaaattgaaccagATAAATCATTACCAAACAGTCTCTGTATATGATTTGCAGCTGTAGGTAAGGCGTAACAATTTGATTTGAACGATGCATTTTATATCACGATGTGACGTACCTGGAGGTTTGTTCGTTTGTTCCCGCTCCCCTTTCTTTTTGCTCCGTCCTATCCAGTAGCAGTAGGCTCGTAGAATAGCCCCACGATTTTGCTTGCTCGAGCAGCATGTTGCAGTCTTGCACGGTACTGGAGAAACTAGAACAATCCTGCTTTCTAGCCGGCAAGAACAAGT
The sequence above is drawn from the Phragmites australis chromosome 10, lpPhrAust1.1, whole genome shotgun sequence genome and encodes:
- the LOC133931138 gene encoding protein POLAR-like 1, producing the protein MASDGRIRTRRIVDYLNDGEELGVDGTVGTPPRSPAAARSVLPRFRWARLVRLGRKDGGGNGKEEELVVAEKGELPPVVVSTSERESATTSDPKHSDLGVGLSLVFLLAKTSDEFNKMVKVRTEMEELLKEIKDEVRSKSSIDGHDVSKALNRESITSSCVTDGNDHRASGHLEDQAASSSMEAASCEKSYEDDGCCARMDVLEEEFHAELEQLQVNYGSDTPFLPEEEHDTEPSDDTADYRHGVNDDDLGDVADDEEDNDDDETEYNGVSAVELERRLHELLHERNRDRIEELEAALQRTEKKLVEKEMEVRLWKDTAKFALRQDKNNELH